The following proteins are co-located in the Methanomassiliicoccales archaeon genome:
- the dcd gene encoding dCTP deaminase, whose protein sequence is MCLLPDHEIERRLKDGTLTIRDYSPESLTPNGYDLRVAELSLPSEGKVFKDGIAKIPPRSMFYVSTVEFVEMPDNIAAQLWTRTSWIRKGLLVGLGKIDAGFHGTLTFAGFNASDKEVEVPIGARFVQMCFETMSSKVERTYEKRSGNYQGQRGITLDPLRKA, encoded by the coding sequence ATGTGCCTATTGCCAGACCATGAGATCGAGCGCCGGCTGAAGGATGGAACGCTAACCATACGCGACTACTCCCCTGAGTCTCTCACCCCCAATGGTTATGACCTGCGCGTGGCAGAGCTCTCATTGCCATCAGAAGGAAAGGTGTTCAAGGATGGAATAGCTAAGATACCTCCTAGGAGCATGTTCTATGTCTCAACTGTAGAATTCGTGGAGATGCCAGATAACATCGCCGCTCAACTATGGACGAGGACTTCGTGGATAAGGAAAGGCTTGCTTGTAGGCTTGGGCAAGATCGATGCTGGCTTTCACGGAACTCTAACCTTCGCAGGATTCAACGCTTCCGACAAAGAGGTCGAAGTCCCTATCGGGGCTCGCTTCGTGCAAATGTGCTTCGAGACCATGAGCTCGAAGGTGGAACGGACCTATGAGAAACGCTCGGGCAATTATCAAGGACAGAGGGGGATAACTCTAGACCCTCTCCGCAAGGCGTAA
- a CDS encoding class I SAM-dependent methyltransferase family protein, giving the protein MRSLCLKVPKGKGEEIRKKLLEKGLLDIALRVRREGEALLLPVISDEARTLGHEVIEEEFEYIGMAHSDYKELVEVPEGLRPLLPTSFDVIGDIAIIKLPEELLPFSPSIGKALRESLPHIRTVAVDQGVKGEMRVRQLDVISGGPGTETTHTEYGIRLLIDPAKAYFNPRLSNERKRVASMVREGEIVVDMFAGVGPFAVMIAKHAKPEKVYAIDLNPAAVSYLKKNIELNKVRNVEAKEGDAREIIKQLPLADRIIMNLPHSALEFLPAALMRLKLGGMIHLYHICSRSEVEEAVKKLLQSALGMGHRVEVLRAEELKTYSPSMSVYAIDLRLAERV; this is encoded by the coding sequence GTGCGCTCCCTCTGTCTCAAGGTGCCTAAGGGGAAAGGAGAAGAGATCCGTAAAAAGCTTTTAGAGAAGGGCCTACTGGATATAGCACTTAGGGTGAGGAGGGAGGGAGAAGCACTTCTCCTGCCCGTGATCTCCGATGAGGCACGAACGCTAGGCCATGAGGTCATTGAGGAGGAATTCGAATATATTGGAATGGCCCATTCTGACTATAAGGAATTGGTGGAGGTTCCAGAAGGATTGCGACCTCTTCTCCCCACCTCCTTCGATGTTATCGGTGATATAGCCATTATCAAACTACCTGAAGAGCTGCTCCCCTTCTCCCCTTCTATCGGAAAGGCTCTACGCGAATCGCTGCCTCACATTCGCACGGTAGCGGTGGACCAAGGCGTGAAGGGAGAGATGAGGGTGCGCCAGTTGGATGTAATCTCTGGGGGGCCAGGCACTGAGACGACTCATACTGAATATGGGATAAGGCTCCTCATCGACCCCGCTAAAGCATACTTCAATCCCCGCCTGTCCAATGAGCGTAAAAGAGTGGCCTCCATGGTCAGAGAAGGGGAGATAGTAGTGGACATGTTCGCTGGCGTTGGCCCTTTCGCAGTGATGATAGCCAAACACGCCAAGCCGGAGAAGGTATATGCCATCGACCTGAATCCCGCAGCTGTTTCCTACCTTAAGAAAAATATCGAGCTCAATAAAGTGCGAAATGTCGAAGCTAAAGAGGGGGATGCGCGTGAGATCATCAAGCAGCTGCCTTTGGCGGACCGCATCATCATGAATCTCCCCCATTCGGCATTGGAGTTCTTGCCGGCTGCGCTGATGCGCCTCAAGCTAGGTGGCATGATTCACTTGTATCATATTTGTTCTCGCTCCGAGGTGGAGGAAGCGGTTAAGAAACTACTCCAGAGCGCTTTAGGCATGGGGCATAGGGTGGAAGTTCTCAGGGCGGAGGAGCTCAAGACGTATTCTCCTAGCATGAGCGTCTATGCTATCGACTTACGCCTTGCGGAGAGGGTCTAG
- the dph5 gene encoding diphthine synthase: MGELIFVGLGLGGVEDMSLRALRELRSCEEVFGEFYTSRLIDSDVTTLEELIGRPIRLLDRIDVEEGEEVLEAAKEKRVAFVTAGDTMAATTHVDLRLRAIELGIATRLIHGISIFTACASALGLQPYKFGRTVTLPFQEKGFMPSSPYEHILENAKRGLHSLILLDIRESEGRYMSAMEGVSWLMEAEEKLRGGLIKDTTLIVGCARVGSATEKLVAGFAPSMKSMDLGPPLHTLVLPGKLHFMEAEALVRLAGAPSEIIDIP; encoded by the coding sequence ATGGGCGAATTGATATTTGTCGGTTTAGGGCTAGGAGGGGTGGAGGATATGAGCCTGAGGGCTTTGCGAGAGCTAAGATCCTGCGAGGAGGTCTTCGGCGAATTCTACACCTCAAGGCTCATCGACAGTGATGTTACTACATTGGAGGAGCTCATCGGTAGGCCCATCCGCCTCTTGGATAGAATAGACGTGGAGGAGGGGGAAGAGGTCCTCGAGGCCGCAAAGGAGAAGCGGGTGGCCTTCGTGACCGCCGGGGATACCATGGCTGCAACCACACATGTGGACCTACGGCTCAGAGCCATTGAATTAGGCATCGCGACCAGGCTGATCCATGGAATCTCTATATTCACTGCCTGCGCCTCCGCACTAGGGCTTCAACCCTACAAGTTCGGGCGGACGGTGACACTGCCCTTCCAGGAAAAGGGATTCATGCCCTCGAGCCCCTATGAGCACATCCTGGAGAATGCCAAGCGCGGGCTGCATTCCCTCATCCTCTTGGATATCAGGGAGAGCGAGGGCCGCTATATGAGCGCCATGGAGGGTGTGAGCTGGCTGATGGAAGCTGAAGAGAAGCTTAGGGGAGGACTCATAAAAGATACCACCTTGATCGTCGGCTGCGCCCGAGTGGGGTCGGCGACGGAGAAGCTTGTGGCCGGGTTCGCGCCGAGCATGAAAAGCATGGATCTAGGGCCGCCATTGCACACCCTCGTCCTACCTGGCAAGCTGCACTTCATGGAGGCGGAAGCCTTGGTAAGGCTTGCAGGCGCTCCTTCGGAGATAATTGATATACCTTAA
- a CDS encoding ATP-binding protein yields the protein MNETGNEGERIGIVFGERVMDIRFRSLPDAAIQVGEMFMIEDGSEDRYLVRVTDVQHGADLEPFDSLERMAGKLIRRESEVGVADELVVPLYKVGVCTPLGCIRAGAFKKAKSIPSHFSLVRRTADSDYEFLRSYLGDVEVGRLRSGDQVLRMPVGFWGWSMPHHIGIFATTGMGKSNLMKDIALSCMRLRRYGFLILDPHGEYYDGGIAGKKGLRDYVQQEGLEVFSSRRLDGPHNPLKISATEIEIDDLANLYEFTQAQLECLQAAQWRYGPSYLIDLHRKDPETIGLELGGRFHEGSINVIKRRLENIFRFDLITTDPQYSITSRVICALHSGKVVLIDTSNMFEAEELLVSTVLARAVFERNKSLYADKQKFDSIPPLLIALEEAQRVLSQSKGTVFAQIAREGRKFKVGICAVSQQPKLINEEILSQFNTLFVLGLSDKRDRDILRNSAKHDLSVLDNEIQMLMPGEALLASPFTPFAVPIKVHLFEELLERENAKALEEKARKPNLTKVDAGFF from the coding sequence ATGAACGAAACAGGGAATGAGGGAGAAAGGATAGGCATAGTTTTCGGCGAGCGCGTCATGGACATTCGCTTCCGCTCGCTCCCAGATGCGGCCATCCAGGTGGGGGAGATGTTCATGATAGAGGATGGTTCCGAGGATCGCTACCTCGTTAGAGTCACGGATGTGCAGCACGGCGCTGACCTTGAGCCCTTCGATAGCCTAGAGAGAATGGCCGGGAAGCTGATCCGGAGAGAGTCTGAGGTGGGAGTTGCCGACGAACTCGTGGTGCCGCTTTACAAGGTGGGGGTGTGCACTCCTCTGGGATGCATCCGCGCAGGGGCGTTCAAGAAGGCCAAGTCCATCCCTTCGCATTTCTCTTTGGTGCGAAGGACGGCTGACTCAGACTACGAATTCCTCCGCTCATATCTGGGGGATGTGGAGGTAGGCAGGCTACGCTCGGGCGACCAGGTGTTGCGCATGCCCGTGGGATTCTGGGGATGGTCCATGCCCCATCATATCGGCATCTTCGCCACCACTGGCATGGGCAAGAGCAATCTCATGAAGGACATCGCCCTCAGCTGCATGCGCCTGCGTCGCTATGGATTCCTGATCCTCGATCCTCACGGCGAGTACTATGATGGGGGCATAGCGGGCAAGAAGGGATTGAGGGATTATGTTCAGCAGGAGGGATTGGAGGTGTTCTCCTCCCGGCGCCTGGATGGGCCTCACAACCCCCTCAAAATCTCTGCCACAGAGATTGAGATAGATGACCTGGCCAATCTATACGAGTTCACTCAAGCACAGTTAGAGTGCTTACAGGCGGCGCAATGGCGCTATGGTCCTTCCTATCTCATCGATCTCCACCGCAAGGATCCTGAAACCATCGGGCTGGAGCTAGGAGGACGATTTCATGAGGGTTCCATAAATGTAATAAAGCGGCGCCTGGAGAACATCTTCCGTTTCGATCTCATCACCACCGATCCCCAATATTCTATCACCTCCAGGGTGATATGCGCTCTTCACTCAGGGAAAGTGGTGCTCATTGACACCAGTAACATGTTCGAGGCCGAGGAGCTTCTGGTATCGACGGTTCTGGCACGCGCGGTGTTCGAGAGGAACAAATCTCTTTACGCGGACAAGCAGAAGTTCGATTCCATCCCTCCCCTCCTGATAGCTTTGGAGGAGGCGCAGCGCGTGCTCTCTCAATCCAAAGGTACCGTCTTCGCGCAGATCGCACGGGAAGGGCGTAAGTTCAAGGTAGGGATATGCGCAGTATCCCAACAGCCTAAGCTGATTAACGAGGAGATCCTCTCCCAGTTCAACACGCTCTTTGTTTTGGGCCTTTCGGACAAGCGGGACCGCGATATCCTGCGCAACAGCGCCAAGCACGACCTGTCGGTATTGGACAACGAAATACAAATGCTCATGCCGGGAGAGGCTCTGTTGGCCTCGCCCTTCACGCCTTTCGCCGTACCCATCAAGGTGCATCTGTTCGAGGAACTATTGGAAAGGGAGAATGCCAAGGCCTTGGAGGAGAAGGCGAGAAAGCCGAACCTGACGAAAGTGGATGCGGGGTTTTTCTAG